The DNA window GATGCTGCAGAAGATCGAAGGGCTGCAGCAGATCACGACCCAGTTGCAGACGATGGCGGCCGACGTGGCCAGCATCGCAATGCAAACGAACCTGCTGGCACTGAACGCGGCCATCGAGGCGGCGCGCGCCGGCGAGGCGGGGCGCGGCTTCGCCGTCGTCGCCAACGAAGTGCGCATGCTGTCGAACCGTTCGGCGGACGCCGGCAAGCACATCGCGCAGCAGGTCGGCCAGATCAGCGCGGCGATCGGCGCCACCTGCCAGGCGGCGAGCGAGTCGATGCGCGCCGAAGGCCATGCCGTGCAGGCTTCCGAACAGATGATCGGCAGCGTGCTGTCGTCGTTCCGCGGCGTGACCGATGCGCTGGTGCAGTCGTCCGACCTGCTGCAAAAGGAAAGCGCCGGCATCCAGGGCGAGGTGGCCGAGGCGCTTGTGCAACTGCAGTTCCAGGACCGCGTCAGCCAGATCCTGTCGCACGTGCAGCAGAACATCGCGCGCCTGCCGTTCTATCTCGATGAGCAGGAAGCCGCGGGCACGGCACGCCAACTCGACGCGCGCCCGTTGCTGGCCGAGCTGGAAAGCACGTACGCGATGGCCGAAGAACACACGCTTCACCTGGGCGGCGCCAAGCCGGCGCCGCAACAGGAAGACGAAATCACCTTTTTCTAGGAGCTTCACATGGCAAAAACCATCATGGTGGTGGACGATTCGGCATCGATCCGGCAGGTCGTCGGCATCGCACTGCGCCAGGCCGGCTACGACGTGATCGAGGGCTGCGACGGCGCCGATGCACTGGCCAAGCTGACCGGCCAGAAGGTCAACCTGATCATCAGCGACGTCAACATGCCGAACATGGACGGCATCACCTTCGTGCGCGAGCTGAAGACGCGGCCCGCCTACAAATTCACGCCGGTGATGATGCTCACCACCGAGTCGCAGCAGGAAAAGAAGGCGCAGGGCCAGGCGGCCGGCGCGCGTGCCTGGATGGTCAAGCCGTTCAAGCCGGAAGCGCTGCTGGCGGCGGTCCAGAAGCTGGTCATGCCTTAACGCGGCATCGTATCGCTCTCCCGTCGTCCGGCGGGAGAACCAATCCACGGAGAACCACATGAGTATTGGCGTGAGCCAAGGGCCTGTTGCCGCCCTCGCGGTCGAAGGCGAGCTGACGATCTATCGCGCGGCGGAGTTGAAGGACGTGCTGCTGGACGCCGTGCGCGAGCATGCCGCGCCGGTATTCGACCTGTCCGCCGTCACCGAGTTCGACAGCGCAGGCCTGCAGTTGCTGCTGGTGGCGCGGCAGGAAGCCGCGCGCCTGGGCAAGACGCTGCGCGTGCAGGGCGGGAGCGCTGCCGTGCGCGACGTCTTCGCGCTGCTCGGTGTGCCGTTCGCCGGCATCGGGGAAACGACCGTGGAAGGAGCCGTGGCATGAACATGGACCAGGTAATGCAGACCTTCATCGCCGAGAGCCGCGAGCTGCTCGAGCAGATGGAAAACGCGCTGCTGGTGGTGGCGCACGATGGCCCGGATGCCGTCAACGCGATCTTCCGCGCGGCGCACACGATCAAGGGTTCGGCCGGCATGTTCGGCCTCGATGCGGTGGTGGACTTCACGCACGTGGCCGAGAGCGTGCTGGACAAGGTACGCGATGGCGCCGTGGCGGTCGACGACGCCCTGGTGGCGCTGCTGCTGGGCTGCTGCGACCATATCGGCCACCTTGTCGATGCGGTCGAGGCCGGCACGCTGGACGGCGATGAAACGCTGGCCGTGGCAGGTGCGCCCCTCGTGGCCGCGCTGCAGTGTTATCTCGACGGTGAGGCCGCTCCGGCCCGTGCCGCGCCCACCGCCATGACGGTAGCGGACGTGGGCAGCGCCGGGCAGTGGCACATCTCGCTGCGCTTCGGCAGCGACGTGCTGCGCAATGGCATGGACCCGCTGTCGTTTATCCGCTACCTGGGCCAGATGGGCACGATCACGG is part of the Pseudoduganella lutea genome and encodes:
- a CDS encoding methyl-accepting chemotaxis protein; translation: MRQRPLHSCFPLMLAGAAACAIVPLADWQWHGFAIAAALLAAGGLAFFHHPGAAPQADAKGDDYLASREFAGQVSGVWTSHIDASRTQMETAVVSLVERFSGIVYRLEQALAASGAARNHEGGSIVEVFAASEKELRSLLDMLAGAAASKQQMLQKIEGLQQITTQLQTMAADVASIAMQTNLLALNAAIEAARAGEAGRGFAVVANEVRMLSNRSADAGKHIAQQVGQISAAIGATCQAASESMRAEGHAVQASEQMIGSVLSSFRGVTDALVQSSDLLQKESAGIQGEVAEALVQLQFQDRVSQILSHVQQNIARLPFYLDEQEAAGTARQLDARPLLAELESTYAMAEEHTLHLGGAKPAPQQEDEITFF
- a CDS encoding response regulator, giving the protein MAKTIMVVDDSASIRQVVGIALRQAGYDVIEGCDGADALAKLTGQKVNLIISDVNMPNMDGITFVRELKTRPAYKFTPVMMLTTESQQEKKAQGQAAGARAWMVKPFKPEALLAAVQKLVMP
- a CDS encoding STAS domain-containing protein, coding for MSIGVSQGPVAALAVEGELTIYRAAELKDVLLDAVREHAAPVFDLSAVTEFDSAGLQLLLVARQEAARLGKTLRVQGGSAAVRDVFALLGVPFAGIGETTVEGAVA